The DNA sequence GAGCCGCGAAAAGCGTGGGGCCGCCGGTGGGGGGCGTGCCATGCTTGGGCGGGTGAACGGTCCCGAGATCCACGTCGAGTTCGACCCCGAGCTGCTGCTCTTCGTCCCCCAGGCCCGGCCCACGGGCGCCACGAAGACCGCCACCGACGGTGTCTCCACCCTCGGCCATGTCGTCGAGTCCCTCGGCGTCCCGCTGACCGAGGTGGGCGCGCTGCTCGTGGACGGCCGCGAGGTGCCCGCCGGCCACGTCCCCGGCGCCGGCGAGTCGGTGACCGTACGCGCCGTCGCACACCCCCAGCAGGTGCCGGGCGCCCCCCTGTGCTTCCTGCTCGACGTGCACCTCGGCACGCTGGCCCGCCGGCTGCGGCTGCTGGGCGTGGACACGGCGTACGAGTCGACGGACATCGGCGACCCCGCGCTGGCCGCCCGCTCCGCGGCCGAGCGGCGGGTCATGCTCAGCCGCGACCGCGGCCTGCTGCGCCGCCGGGAGCTGTGGGCGGGCGCGTTCGTCTACAGCACCCGCCCCGAGGAGCAGCTGACCTACGTCCTGGACCGTTTCCGGCCCGAGCTGCGCCCCTGGACCCGCTGCACCGCCTGCAACGGCCTGCTGCGCCCTGCCACCAAGGACGAGGTCGCCGACCAGCTGAAGGGCGGCACCCACCGCTCCTACGACGTGTTCGCGCAGTGCGGCGCGTGCGGCAGGGCGTACTGGAAGGGCGCCCACCACGACCAGCTGGTGGCGATCGTGGAGCGCGCCCTGAGCCGGAGTACCCGGGCGGACTGAGTACCCGGCCGGTGTCGCCGGGCCCGCGGGGCGCGGTGGGATGGGGCCATGAACAGCACACCCTCTCCGGCCGCCGCCCGGCAGCTGACCGGATGGTCCGTCGCCGGACTGGTCCTGCTGCTGCCCGCCGTCGCCCTCGCCTGGGCCGCCGTGCTCGCCGGCGAGCGGGGCAGCCGGTGCCTGACCTACGGCGAGCAGTGCTCCCGGGTCCCCGACGGCGTCGTCCACGGCTTCTTCCTGACCGCCCTCGCGGCCGGACTGCTCGCCGCCGTCTGGCCACGGACCCGGTGGCTGCCCGCCCGGTCCGCGGCCGTGGCCGTGCAGTGGCTCGCCCTGCTCACCACGAGCGCCCTGATCCTCAGCGGCGCCTGACCCGCGCCCGCGGCACGGTCACCCTCGCGGTCACCGGGCCCCGAGAGCCCCGCCCGCCCAGCGCCTGACACCCCGCGACACCCCGGGCGGCACCCTCGCGTGTGCCGGGCCCCGGCGGGCCCACACGCTCAGCCACCGAGCGCCCCATGCAAGCGGCGCGTGACACCCGTGGCCCCCGGGGCGGCACCGTCGCGGTCGCCGCCCGGGCCGCCGGGCCCCGGCCGGCCCACCCGCTCAGCCGCCCAGCGCCCCACCCAAGCGGCGCCTGACGATGACGCCCCGGACGGCACCGTCGCCGTCGCCGGGCCCCGGGAGGCCCGCCCGCCCAGCGCCCCCGCGCAAGCGGCACCTGACACCCCCGTGCCGGCCCGGACGGCACCCTCGCGGGTGCCGGGCCCCGGCCGGCTCGCCCGCTCAGCCGCCCAGGGCCTCGCGCAGCCGGTCCGGGTCCGTCGTCGGCGCGTCGCAGGTGAAGTCACGGCAGACGTAGGCGGCCGGCGCGCCCCCGACCAGCGGCCGGTCCGCGAGCAACGGGAACTCGTCACTTTCCGGGGTCCCCACGGCGACCACCGCGCCCGGCGCGGCCCCCAGCAGCGCCGTGCGGTGCAGCGCGGCCGTCGCCGGGTCGTCGAGCGAGGGACCGACCACCGCGACCTCACGCGGCCCGTCCAGCGCCGCCTCGGCGACCGCCAGCCCCCACCCGATGAACCGCGGCACCCGCGGGCCGAGCGCCTTCACCACGCCCAGCGCCCGTTCGGCGGTGGTGCGGTGCGGCTCCGAACCGGTATGCGCCGCATAGCCCAGCAGCGCGCCCGCGGCGGCGGTCCAGCCCGACGGGGCGGCGTTGTCGGTCGGGTCCTGCGGGCGCCTGATCAGCCGCTCCGCGTCGGACGCCGTGTCGTACAGGGCACCCGAGTCCGGGTCGGTGAACCGGGCGAGCACATGGTCGAGCAGCAGCCCGGAGAACTCCAGCCACACGCCCTCCCCCGTCACCGAGGCGAGCGCCAGGAAGCCCTCGGCGACGTCGGCGTAGTCCTCCAGCACCCCCGCACTGGCGCCGGCCCGGCCGTCCTTGCTGGTGCGGGCGATCCGGGCCTGGTCGTCCAGGTGCAGCCGCACCAGCAGGTCACCGGCGGCGACGGCGGCCTCGACCAGGTCCGGCCGGTCGAAGTAGGCCCCGGTCTCGGCGAGCGCGGCGATCGCCAGCCCGTTCCAGGCGGCGACCACCTTGTCGTCCCGGCCGGGGGCGGGCCGCGCCGAGCGCGCCGCGAGCAGCCGCTCCCTGACGCCGTCGATCCGCCCGGCGTCGAACACCTCCTCGCGCTGCGGCAGCCGCAGCACCGAGGCGCCCTCCTCGAAGGTGCCCTCCTCGGTCACCCCGAAGTACCGCGCGGCCAGGTCGGCGTCCTCCGGCCCGAGCACCTCCCGCAGCTGCGCCGGCGTCCACACGTAGTACGCGCCCTCGACGTGCCGGCCGGTCCCGTCGTCGCTGTCGGCGTCCAGCGCGGACGCGAATCCGCCCTGGTCGGTGCGCAGTTCCCGCACCATGAAGTCGGCGGTCTCCAGCGCCACCCGGCGGGCCAGGTCCGAGCCCGTGGCCCGCCACAGGTGGGCGTAGACCCGGCACAGCAGCGCGTTGTCGTAGAGCATCTTCTCGAAGTGCGGCACCACCCAGTCCCGGTCCACGGAGTACCGCGCGAACCCGCCGCCGAGCTGGTCGTAGATCCCGCCGCGCGCCATCGCCTCACAGGTGTCCCGCGCCATCTGGAGCGCGCCCTCGGCGCCGGTGCGGGCGTGGTGGCGCAGCAGGAACTCGATCACCATGGACGGCGGGAACTTCGGCGCCCCGCCGAACCCGCCGCGCTGCGGGTCGTACTCCCTGGTCAACCCCAGCAGCGCCTGCGCCAGCTCCTGCTCGCCGGGCATCCGGTCGTCGCCGTAGGCGAGCTCCCGGTCGGCCAGGTCCCGCGCGATCTTCCCGGCGACCTCGTCGACCTCGTGCCGCCGCTCGTCCCACGCCTGGTGGACGCCCTGGAGCACCTGCCGGAACGACGGCATGCCGTGCCGGGGGGCGGGCGGGAAGTACGTACCGAAGTAGAACGGCTCGGCGTCCGGCGTGAGGAACACGGTCATGGGCCACCCGCCCTGCCCGGTCGCCGCCTGCACGGCCTCCATGTAGACGGCGTCGACATCGGGGCGCTCCTCGCGGTCCACCTTGATGCTGACGAAGTGCGCGTTCAGCTCGTCGGCGGTGGCCCGGTCCTCGAAGGACTCGTGCGCCATGACGTGGCACCAGTGGCAGCTCGCGTAGCCGACGCTCAGCAGGACGGGCACGTTCCGTTCGCGCGCCTCCGCGAAGGCCTCGTCCGACCACGGCCACCAGTCGACGGGGTTGTCGGCGTGCTGAAGGAGGTAGGGGGACGTCTCGTGCGCCAGTCGGTTCGGCATACCGCCATCTTCGCGCACCCGGCCGCACGCCGCGGACAGGCGACCGCGCGCCCCGTGCGTGTTGCGCGGCCGGTCCGGCGCGCGGGACGGTGACGCGGGCACCGGCCCGGGGCGGGGCGGCCGGGGCGGGAGGCGGTCAGGGCCTCCTGGCCTCCAGGACCCGCTGCTCGGCGGCCTCGACCTCGAAGCGCGCGGCCGGATCACCGTCCGCGCGGCGTACCGCGCCGCGCACCAGGGCCAGGTAGAACAGGGTCGGCGCACAGGGCGTCCACCGCTCCGGCGGCTCGTCGGCGAGGAAACCGAGCACGGAGTCGGGGTCGGCGGGCACGAACTCGAAGCGGTCGTGCTCCCACTTGTCGGCGACGCCGCGCGTCCAGCGCAGCCGCAGGGTCTCCTCGTCCAGGTCGGGCAGCACCGCCCGGAAGAAACCCGCCCACTGGTGGTTGTCCAGGTCCAGGCCGAAGCCGAGCAGCTCCAGGTCGAGCCGGTCGGTGGAGTGGACGGCGAGCTCCTCGAAGAGGGCCCGGCGGGCCACCGCGTGCAGGCTGACCGGGCCGCCGTCCTCGGGGAGGTCGTGTTTGCGGGCCAGGCCCTCGTTGGCGGAGGAGTTCCACTTCGAGCTGTTCGGCCCGGCCACGTGGGCGCTGCGCCGCGAGAACAGCATCTTGCCGTCCTTGCCGGTCTCCAGCGCCACGTTGACGCCGAAGCTGCAGTTCATCCACGCCGGGGCGTGGGCCGGGTCGTCGCCCTCCAGGTACTGCTCGCGCAGGGTCAGGCCGTTCTGCTGCTTGCGTCCGAGGTTGAGGGAGGTGGTGAGGAAGTCGAAGTAGTCGGCGTCCTGGAGGGTGAG is a window from the Streptomyces capillispiralis genome containing:
- a CDS encoding Mut7-C RNAse domain-containing protein, with the protein product MNGPEIHVEFDPELLLFVPQARPTGATKTATDGVSTLGHVVESLGVPLTEVGALLVDGREVPAGHVPGAGESVTVRAVAHPQQVPGAPLCFLLDVHLGTLARRLRLLGVDTAYESTDIGDPALAARSAAERRVMLSRDRGLLRRRELWAGAFVYSTRPEEQLTYVLDRFRPELRPWTRCTACNGLLRPATKDEVADQLKGGTHRSYDVFAQCGACGRAYWKGAHHDQLVAIVERALSRSTRAD
- a CDS encoding thioredoxin domain-containing protein — translated: MPNRLAHETSPYLLQHADNPVDWWPWSDEAFAEARERNVPVLLSVGYASCHWCHVMAHESFEDRATADELNAHFVSIKVDREERPDVDAVYMEAVQAATGQGGWPMTVFLTPDAEPFYFGTYFPPAPRHGMPSFRQVLQGVHQAWDERRHEVDEVAGKIARDLADRELAYGDDRMPGEQELAQALLGLTREYDPQRGGFGGAPKFPPSMVIEFLLRHHARTGAEGALQMARDTCEAMARGGIYDQLGGGFARYSVDRDWVVPHFEKMLYDNALLCRVYAHLWRATGSDLARRVALETADFMVRELRTDQGGFASALDADSDDGTGRHVEGAYYVWTPAQLREVLGPEDADLAARYFGVTEEGTFEEGASVLRLPQREEVFDAGRIDGVRERLLAARSARPAPGRDDKVVAAWNGLAIAALAETGAYFDRPDLVEAAVAAGDLLVRLHLDDQARIARTSKDGRAGASAGVLEDYADVAEGFLALASVTGEGVWLEFSGLLLDHVLARFTDPDSGALYDTASDAERLIRRPQDPTDNAAPSGWTAAAGALLGYAAHTGSEPHRTTAERALGVVKALGPRVPRFIGWGLAVAEAALDGPREVAVVGPSLDDPATAALHRTALLGAAPGAVVAVGTPESDEFPLLADRPLVGGAPAAYVCRDFTCDAPTTDPDRLREALGG
- a CDS encoding translation initiation factor 2 codes for the protein MLILRRDRFTVVGRVTGCHLFEGDGTRPIHEDNLRVKYRPQRVEFPEEIGGWRHAIQEEERRKKARGLPYRWNNDRFAVERVVVTRTHLAEDPVVTLTLQDADYFDFLTTSLNLGRKQQNGLTLREQYLEGDDPAHAPAWMNCSFGVNVALETGKDGKMLFSRRSAHVAGPNSSKWNSSANEGLARKHDLPEDGGPVSLHAVARRALFEELAVHSTDRLDLELLGFGLDLDNHQWAGFFRAVLPDLDEETLRLRWTRGVADKWEHDRFEFVPADPDSVLGFLADEPPERWTPCAPTLFYLALVRGAVRRADGDPAARFEVEAAEQRVLEARRP